Part of the Toxotes jaculatrix isolate fToxJac2 chromosome 1, fToxJac2.pri, whole genome shotgun sequence genome, CTTCAGCCCCGGGCAGCAAACATGACATTTGCCCTCAAAGCAACGTGTGCcagcctcctctctcccatTTGTAGTTTCTAACATTCACCCATTATGTTTAATGATTTCTAGTATCTGTAAGACTCAGTTCATCCTCGTCCTTCATTGATTAAAAGGCAAAACACCCTAAATCAGTAGAGGGGATTAGGATCCCTCCTCTAATTTTGgaatacacagaaaaaaacagaatgaaaaaggTTTGTAAAGTAAAATGTGGGAAGATCTTGATTCTGTTTAGTACTGAGTGTGGGACCTTATTCTGTGGTTGCATGTGATCGTCTGTTTTGTAACTGTTGAATCTGTTTTTGAGAAAGATGGCAAGAACTTCCAGGCAGTTGTTAGATACGTGTGTGCTCATGTTAAGCTCCTCTGAAATccatgtgccttttttttttaccatcactcctttttgtgtttttgttaattttatGTCCAGTATAGCCGAAACCCTCCCATTCGTATTCAGCGGCTGGCTTGTGCAGCAGTATATTTTCACATACTAGCTCTTAGGTAGTATCATCTGTTTGTGCATGAGTATTTATCACACTTTAATATCACTGTTGTATTATAGGTTTGGTTTATTTAGGAAAAACAtcctaagaagaagaagaaaaaaaaaaacaagtggatTTGTGAAAATGTATAGCCTGTGTCCTATGAGATCTGTGTTGTTGCATCTTTGtattaaaacaaatgacatttaGGTAACTAACCCATACCTATCATGTCATACAAACACTTGACATGTGCAATAGAACATGCACAATGTAATATTTATGACTACTGATTCATGGCATAGTCTACTCTGTTATATTATAGATTGTGTGTATACGCTTATGTAAACATTGAAAACTGTATAGTGCTTATGTTACATGCTTTTGTATTCACTATGAATGAGCTTGCTGTATTTTGCAAGCGCTTTAGTTTCAGTTCCAGATGGATTGTCACAAGGTTTAACCCAACGAGACTTTGAAGCATTATATTGCTCACTTGCCACAAACTAGCTGCATTAGTTACTGTGCGATAGATCTAACAAAAGtaatgttattaatatttttttgttttgttgaaaaaTTGGCCTTGTTATATCCTCACAGGATTCTAGCCTCCTCCTGGTCGAGACCAGACGTTCAGCAGATTAATCCAAGTAGCCTCAAAGTTGCGACTTGCGTGTTGGTTTATACCAGGGATAAAGTAAAAAATGTGTGTACTTAAGTTTACTGTGTGGATTTCTATATTCCGTACAATCTTTGCAGTATATTTAAAAGAAGGTTTTTGGAGTTTCATGGATAAAGTCATGGATAAAGGGAaaagggtgggggtggggctggggctggggggTCTACAGGGACTGTGTGCCATGATTTAAGTCCTGGTGAGTCTGCTTCAGATCCTCCTGCGGGAGGATGAGCGAGTTTAACGAAGCGTTGGATCTACACATATGGATATCAATATAGACTCCTGTTCATATTGTATACAGACAATTAAAATAAACCACCCTTATGGAAAAAAAGTGTACATTCTTTGATCACAGCTCATTCTACTACATATATTTTGTCTGTTGATTAAAATCCGAGCTGCAACAAAggattttcattatcgattcaTCATTTTgcctataaaatgtcagaaaatggtgaaaaatatGACTTACAATTTCTCAAGATGACTGTTTCAAATGTCTCGTTTTGTCTgacaaacagtccaaaacaaaaaaaaaaaggtattcaGTTTACAACGatatacaacagaaaaaagcaaattTAACCTCGATCCAGCAAGTGGTTAAAGTTTTAATTGAATCCTTACTAACATGTCCCAGGAATAatcaggtgttcctaataaagtgacgagtgtgtgtatgcgtgtgtgaaATGATACAGCCCGTCTGAATATGCTCATTTAAAGCTTaaagatttttgtttaaaaGCTAAAGACTCCAACCAAACAAGACTCCTTCATTCAGGTTTTTCAGACGTGGTGGAACAGCTGGTTCTGTAACTCCTGCTTTAAAAAGACCCATTGTGTTCTTTTTAATAGTCACAGCAGCTGCACTAGAATCAACTGATCACCACCAACCCGCTGATAATTAACTTAATTAATATGCCAAAGTGTAGTTTGGTTGACCCCACCTGCCGTTTATTGTTAACGATTTTCAGGTCACCGAGCCTGACGGTTCACTTCCGGGGGATGTTTACCGCAAAAGGGAAGATCATCCTGCCTCTGCTAACGAACCACCGCCTATCCCATAACATCATTAAATCCCCGGTTGTGCGGATTTCACACACATTGTCGGAAACTTCGGAGCTGGTGGTGCCTCGGCGCTGCGCGGAGAGAAACGTCCCGCTGGTGCTAACGGGCTAACGTTCATGTCGGGCGGACTTCCTCTGAGCTCCGGTATTTCTACGACGAGGTTAGCCGGCTAACTTTAGCCCCGTTATTGATTTCACATTTCACTAATGTCGACACCAATAAATAGCTTGCTGTCTACAGACGTTTCCTGTACAAAATAGCATAAATTAACAGTGTGTATTTATCTGCCTTTCTGTATGAGCGGttcatgttcatcattttaTGTGCTGCTAAGTAAGCTAGGTCACCGTTACCCATGGCTAGCTAGTTAGCAGTATATCAGATCATCGTAATTGATGCTGGCGCTTACAGATTAGGTTGAATGTTGAGATATCTTAGCGGTAACCGTCAAGATCAGTGATAACCCGACTCATCTAAAAGGCGAAGAGTGGCTAATGTAGCCGGTGAAAAAGGCCCCGGGGAGCCCGTATCGTCACGGGCTCCACGCACAGCTTTGGGGCTGTGGTAAAATGGTTTCGTGGGCTTTGGGGGGAACCGGTTCTGACAGGGAAACAAAATTTGACATGACACCTGCCACATCCCGTCTGCCAGGAGATCTCAGTGTTGACATGATAATGCAGTCAATGTTCGATGAGTCTACAAATCGTGGGTTTGAGCCAGCTTTGGTCTGGTGTGGTCTGGATGGAGAAAATGGCATTGTGTTCTCAGTTCTCAAATAGAGAGAAGAATAAAGGTTTCACAAATCGGAAATTGGGTTCTGACCGGACTTAAAGAGTCTCCATGTTAATCTAGTCCAGGGTTGACAAGTGTAAGGatagtattttgttttttttttaaatcacagatgTAGTTCAGTGTGGTCTGTATAGTGAAAAAGCTGTGAAATTGCCCACAATTAGAATTCAAAAGCTATGAAAACCCAAAATAGTCGATGGGTTTTTGAGAAACTGGTCCTGACAGATACAAATCAAACATGACTACGACTCAGATCTGTCACAAACTGAAGATTGTTCTGTCTGGACTGAGAGTTTAGTTTCTttagtgtctctgtgtttatgaAACCCCAGTTACACAAGTGTAAgtatagggtttttttttaggtttataTTGGTGCAGATAGAGACGGTGCAGTAAAATTCCAAAGTTGTCTTTTTtcataaacagataaaatgtatttaaaatcagAAACTTGGATTTAAACAGTCTCCGTGTAAATCTAGTTCTAATTTGACAGTTCAAGGTTTATGGGGCTTTTGGTCTACATCTCCACCGATGTGGTGTGGGTGGAGCAGAAGCTGTGAAATTTGGGGGTTTTCACACTAAAGCTTCACAGTAAAGCTCTTGCACATCTGAAAAGGGGGGTTTTGGAACAGTGTTAAAACCGATTATTTACTGCATATATTCACAACTGTAAACACCAACAACAGAGAGGCACACATGAAGTGTGCCTCTCTGTTGTTCTCTCTTGTACaagtttctcttgtttcagcTTCACAATTATGAGaagttgatgtttttctttgttatatAGGACATTAAACCAAACTGACTGGTGATGGAATAAAGCAACCAATAAGAACTTcatacaaaacagagaaacaatcAGTAATGAAATTAATCACTACCCCCAGCCCTTCATGCAATAAATATTATCTAACCCCCTGTTCAAAAGCCATCTTCAGTCTCATTGTTATTGCGTCCTTTATTTGaatcctctcctctgcctcagcctcagcttcttctctcctctgtctttctgcagcTGGCGGGTCTTTATCCCATCCTGCCTAACATCCTGCTCAGGGGCTTCACACACTCAGTCCTCGTAGCTCTGTCCGtctgcacagcagctgcatcAGACCGGCCTGAAGCCTTTCATCAGAAGCCACAAGCAGCCAACGCCAATGATAAGCACAGCACAGGCGTCTTAAAGCCACAAATTCTGGAGAGTCGGTGTGCTGCCTTCCAGCATCGAGCCAACAAGTATTCTGTAGGAGGTGAAGATCCTCGACACGGAGCCCCAAAGCTAGCGATGCCCGGATCCACGCCGGCCAGCAGCAAGGCTCGGGTGTACACCGATGTCAACACACAGAAGAACAGAGAGTACTGGGACTATGATGCACATGTGCCAAACTGGAGGTACAGTTCAACGTGTTACACAGTGCCGTATTTCACAACTGCAGCACATTGTATATGCTCATCACTGAATTTGAGTAAAtttccaaaacccaaagaggTTCAGTTTACACAAAGTGGAGAAATCCGTGGCTTAATGGCTTAAATGAGTAATCTGTTATCAGAATTATTTGGGTAATTGTTTTAACACAAGTCCTCGTTTGTTCTTTTGAGTAGGTTTAAAGTTGATTTACTCTTTAATTACTCACTaaatttttctgctttttctcctcAGCAATCAAGACAACTATCAGTTGGTGCGTAAACTGGGTAGAGGGAAGTACAGTGAAGTATTTGAGGCCATAAATGTGACCAACAATGAGAAGGTGGTGGTGAAAATCCTCAAGGTGAGCCCAAAACAGTATTTAGATAGACAGAAAGATAGATATGTTCTATTAATCCCAAACTGGGGAATTTCACTGTTGTAGCAGTAATGTCCAGGCACTCAGCATACTATACATAAATagataaatgtgtaaaaataatatacaaaaaataaagttattgatcattaaaacatgaaatcacACTAGCCAAAAACTACCATGTGCAAAATGTGCCAGttactgctgctctgcactgtcCAGCATACCCATACGTAGGCCTGGGTCATGGTAACTGAAATTATATTACTTGGAATTATAATTTTTCACTGTTGTTTGACTGGTAAAGCCACGAAAAAGGTATTGAATTGCAACGCCGTGTTAAAGGTCTTGAACATTGTAAATACCCTACTTTGTGTTTGACGAACCTCTCCGCATTacttgatgttgtttttttgttcattttaggtCTTCAGTTGGATGCTGATCATTGTTTTGAAccacttgtttttgtttacagcccgtcaagaagaagaagatcaaAAGGGAAATCAAAATTCTTGAAAACCTGCGCGGTGGAACCAACATCATCCGCCTGGTGGACACTGTCAAAGACCCGGTGGTGAGTCAGTAACCCACTAACTTTGCTGCAAGTCGGCATGTCAGCAGTGATAATCCAGTCATGCTTGtaactgtgtgcgtgtgtgcgcgtgtgtccGTCCATGCAGTGATAATGGTCTCCACCTACCTGCTGTTCTCCTCAGTTAAGCCTTGTGTTGTCCTCTCTTTGCAGTCCAGAACACCAGCGCTTGTCTTTGAGTGCATCAATAACACAGATTTTAAGGTACTTATGTTTGGCCGACATCATACATGCAGAACTACCAGCAGGGTCGCCATCCATGCAAATACATTGATATCCATTATTAATAACACGCATAACCCTCCAGTTAATGTTGTACATGTATAAAGGTTAGTTTGACTGTTGACACCATGTAATGATTTTTAGAAACACGTCTTTTATCTGTTTGACAGGAGCTTTACCAGAAGCTGACAGACTATGATATCCGTTACTACATGTATGAGCTGCTCAAGGTAAAACTTCTTCCTGTCTGTGATTGATAATAAGGAGAGTGTATTTATCTGTGgtcagaaaattaatcagtgaCAATTTTGATAAATGTTTAATCATTTAAGTGATTTATCAGAGAAAACCGTTTCAGGCATCTCAAAtgaagatttgctgctgttAGTGTAAATAGAGACACAACTTTCTAAAaattgattaatcgattagtaTTTGTACAGACAAGTGGTTTCGTCAAAATGCTGTCATTCAGTTTTGGGCTGTTGGTTCAACAAAAGAATTTTGAGGAAATATTGTGTGGCTCTGAAAAATTCATACgcattttttactatttttctgacattgtatagattaaatgattaatgaaatataaaaaagaaactgaactaaatgaaaactttatttttattgtgatgGAATATCTCACCCGatggatgttgtttttcttactgAACAAGAATAAATGGCTGCATCCATGATATGTCAGGCCAGGCTGGAGTAtgcagaaaccaaaaaaaaatattaaaaaaagagactggaaacagaggaaaaaactggAGCAGTGATTCACACGTCAGGGGAAAAATACCAGTGCAGGACAGGTGATGGTTATCGACAGATCTGAACAtgcctctgtctcctttttaaGGCTCTGGACTACTGTCACAGTATGGGGATCATGCACAGGGACGTGAAGCCCCACAATGTGATGATCGACCACCAGCTGAGAAAGGTACCAGGTCACAGAAAGAGCCAGACCAGGCTTCAAACAGAATTCACCCAGAGTCTTGGGCCGTCAGCATTTTACCCTGTAGTATGAACCAGATGAATGTGTATTTTCCCTTTGTGTCACAGCTGCGTCTCATAGATTGGGGATTGGCAGAATTTTACCATCCCGCTCAGGAATACAACGTCAGGGTGGCCTCCCGCTATTTCAAAGGCCCTGAGCTGCTAGTGGACTATCAGGTAGCTGCTGTCACAGTTATTAACTCTGAATTTAttgagggaaaaacacacacacttctgagtttatcctgttttttttctccagatgtATGACTATAGTTTGGACATGTGGAGTCTAGGCTGCATGTTGGCCAGCATGATCTTTCTGAAGGAACCATTTTTCCATGGCCAGGACAACTACGATCAGGTGATGGATCAGAAACTACAGCTTCTTCAGACATTATAATGTCACTTTTACCTGAAATCAATAACAGACCAGGAACAGAAGTCACCTATTAAACTGAATCTGCCGTAATTATAATGAAATGCATCCTCAGAACATGACTGATGTAtgaaatgtgcatgtgtcttgTCGTCAGCTGGTCCGCATTGCTAAGGTTCTCGGCACAGACGAGCTCTTTGGCTATCTGCACAAATATCACATAGAACTGGACACTCGCTTCAAAGACCTGCTGGGACAGTGAGTATCAGCACGATACATGATTCTCACCATGAGGACAGATCAGCACTGGCAACGTGCTCCTATAATTCACATTAAATAAAGAAACGTGCTCAGTTTAGTCACATTAAAGGCTGGTCGTTCATGTCCAGGCAAACA contains:
- the LOC121178360 gene encoding casein kinase II subunit alpha'-like; the encoded protein is MPGSTPASSKARVYTDVNTQKNREYWDYDAHVPNWSNQDNYQLVRKLGRGKYSEVFEAINVTNNEKVVVKILKPVKKKKIKREIKILENLRGGTNIIRLVDTVKDPVSRTPALVFECINNTDFKELYQKLTDYDIRYYMYELLKALDYCHSMGIMHRDVKPHNVMIDHQLRKLRLIDWGLAEFYHPAQEYNVRVASRYFKGPELLVDYQMYDYSLDMWSLGCMLASMIFLKEPFFHGQDNYDQLVRIAKVLGTDELFGYLHKYHIELDTRFKDLLGQQTRKRWEQFIQSENQHLVSPEALDLLDKLLRYDHQQRLTAAEAMQHPYFYPVVKEQANANTDGTKAISSSNAT